A window of Lysobacter terrestris contains these coding sequences:
- the ftsY gene encoding signal recognition particle-docking protein FtsY, translated as MLNFFRRKKPEASPATPAEPRPPQPQAPQGETGAGADVGLETATTEAVPAEIIAAAMETEPAQRAPAETDNVAATGDVAAATGDDTAAAAPGKKGWRERLRGSAFARTLGGLFSRNPRLDDDLLDEIETALLMADVGVAATTQLVADLRKRMKAREFADANALLAALRGDLIAMLQPVAQPLQIDRAARPFVLLTVGVNGVGKTTTIGKLAKRFKDEGRPLMLAAGDTFRAAAVAQLQAWGERNGVPVVAQGQNADAASVAFDALQAAKARGTEVLIADTAGRLHTQQGLMAELGKIKRVIQKLDASAPHEVLMVIDGTTGQNALSQLRQFHAAVGVTGLVVTKLDGTAKGGVVFALAREFGIPIRFAGIGERPEDLRVFDAEAFVDALLPDALGTG; from the coding sequence ATGCTCAACTTTTTCCGCCGCAAGAAGCCCGAGGCGTCGCCCGCGACGCCCGCCGAACCGCGTCCGCCGCAGCCGCAGGCGCCACAGGGCGAGACCGGCGCCGGCGCGGATGTCGGCCTCGAAACCGCCACGACAGAAGCGGTGCCCGCGGAAATCATCGCCGCCGCGATGGAAACCGAACCCGCGCAGCGCGCGCCGGCCGAAACCGACAACGTGGCGGCAACCGGGGACGTTGCCGCTGCAACCGGCGACGACACCGCGGCGGCAGCGCCCGGCAAGAAGGGCTGGCGCGAACGCCTGCGCGGCAGCGCCTTCGCACGCACGCTCGGCGGCCTGTTCTCGCGCAACCCGCGCCTGGACGACGACCTGCTCGACGAGATCGAGACGGCGTTGCTGATGGCCGACGTGGGCGTCGCCGCGACCACGCAACTCGTCGCCGACCTGCGCAAGCGCATGAAGGCACGCGAGTTCGCCGACGCCAACGCGCTGCTGGCGGCGCTGCGCGGCGACCTCATCGCGATGCTGCAACCGGTCGCGCAGCCGCTGCAGATAGATCGCGCGGCCCGCCCCTTCGTGCTGCTGACCGTCGGCGTCAACGGCGTCGGCAAGACCACCACCATCGGCAAGCTGGCCAAGCGCTTCAAGGACGAAGGTCGTCCGCTGATGCTCGCCGCGGGCGACACCTTCCGCGCCGCCGCCGTGGCCCAGTTGCAGGCCTGGGGCGAGCGCAACGGCGTGCCGGTCGTTGCGCAGGGCCAGAACGCCGATGCGGCCTCGGTCGCGTTCGATGCGTTGCAGGCGGCCAAGGCACGCGGCACCGAAGTGCTGATCGCCGACACCGCCGGTCGCCTGCACACGCAACAGGGCCTGATGGCCGAGCTGGGCAAGATCAAGCGCGTGATCCAGAAGCTCGATGCCTCCGCGCCGCATGAAGTGCTGATGGTGATCGACGGCACCACCGGGCAGAACGCGCTGTCGCAGCTGCGCCAGTTCCACGCCGCGGTCGGCGTCACCGGGCTGGTGGTCACCAAGCTCGACGGCACCGCGAAGGGCGGCGTGGTGTTCGCGCTGGCGCGCGAGTTCGGCATCCCGATCCGCTTCGCGGGCATCGGCGAACGCCCGGAAGACCTGCGCGTGTTCGACGCCGAAGCCTTCGTCGACGCGCTGCTGCCGGACGCACTCGGCACCGGATGA
- a CDS encoding AsmA family protein — protein MTRRRRTLLVLALVAVALLVALYWLSRPRSVAALVTRQLGAALGLEIHADGITEYRLRGTPLLVLRNVRVREPGAPNLLLTARRIHVALPWSTLRTRELVARRIELDAPHLDLPALQHWLATRPPSEKRLPRLTDGLRIRDGEIANDDWRIDRIDVDLPLLDPAQPLRARLRGRYLDAPLAIPVDLAVAIVRPDALIRNGSTGFATHGAVTIGHGTDWRLPATVALSGPLQLGGDELRIAPARLGTAATYESGTTRVPFALGLYGPLRFDEATWTWAPAGVALRPRGTDAGDPIPKADAHGTLALGRRLTLQLDGVLAQWPQAWPALPPPLGQSTSPLPFALRYDGAAGFTDTATLRLARDAYRFEGHFRLPDMLAWIEQPAGSPLPPLTGSLLAPKIEVSGATLEGVEVEFDDGAPPAPGTPP, from the coding sequence ATGACGCGTCGCCGCCGCACCCTGCTCGTCCTCGCGCTGGTCGCGGTCGCGCTGCTTGTCGCGCTGTACTGGCTGTCGCGTCCGCGCAGTGTTGCCGCACTGGTCACCCGCCAGCTCGGCGCCGCGCTCGGCCTGGAAATCCACGCCGACGGCATCACCGAATACCGGCTGCGCGGCACGCCCCTGCTGGTGCTGCGCAACGTGCGCGTGCGCGAACCGGGCGCGCCCAACCTGCTGCTGACGGCGCGACGCATCCATGTCGCCCTGCCCTGGTCGACGCTGCGCACGCGCGAACTGGTGGCACGCCGCATCGAACTGGATGCGCCCCATCTCGACCTGCCCGCCCTGCAGCACTGGCTGGCGACGCGTCCGCCGTCGGAAAAGCGCCTGCCGCGACTGACCGACGGCCTGCGCATCCGCGATGGCGAAATCGCCAACGACGACTGGCGCATCGATCGCATCGACGTCGACCTGCCGCTGCTGGATCCTGCGCAACCGCTGCGCGCCCGCCTGCGCGGCCGCTACCTCGACGCGCCGCTGGCGATCCCGGTCGACCTCGCCGTGGCGATCGTGCGACCGGACGCATTGATCCGGAACGGCAGCACCGGTTTCGCCACGCACGGCGCGGTGACCATCGGGCACGGCACGGACTGGCGCCTGCCCGCGACCGTGGCGCTGTCGGGTCCCCTGCAGCTCGGCGGCGACGAACTGCGGATCGCGCCGGCGCGCTTGGGCACGGCGGCCACCTACGAATCCGGTACGACGCGCGTTCCCTTCGCCCTCGGCCTGTACGGCCCGCTGCGCTTCGATGAAGCGACCTGGACCTGGGCGCCGGCCGGCGTGGCCTTGCGCCCGCGCGGCACGGACGCGGGCGATCCCATTCCCAAGGCCGATGCGCACGGCACGCTCGCGCTGGGCCGTCGGCTCACCTTGCAGCTCGACGGCGTGCTCGCGCAGTGGCCGCAAGCCTGGCCGGCCTTGCCGCCGCCGCTGGGCCAGTCGACCTCGCCCCTGCCCTTCGCGTTGCGCTACGACGGCGCGGCGGGTTTCACCGACACCGCGACGCTGCGGCTGGCGCGCGATGCCTACCGCTTCGAAGGGCATTTCCGATTGCCGGACATGCTGGCGTGGATCGAACAACCCGCCGGCTCGCCCTTGCCGCCGCTTACGGGTTCGCTGCTCGCACCGAAGATCGAGGTGTCCGGCGCGACGCTGGAAGGCGTCGAAGTGGAATTCGACGACGGCGCGCCGCCGGCTCCAGGAACCCCGCCATGA
- the rsmD gene encoding 16S rRNA (guanine(966)-N(2))-methyltransferase RsmD produces MNRPRSSSMPAAPGRVRIIGGRWRGTRLDVPMAPGLRPTSDRVRETLFNWLQPVLPGARVLDLFAGSGALGLEALSRGAASAVLVERDAKLAAALRTTATRLQGGEAANVVCADALGWLHGQPEAGFDLAFVDPPFDANVWAGVLPLLAPKLARNAWLYVEAPHAAVAAPPAEWALHREGSTREVRYALYRRRADAAVDAGGGATATLAPNPAGPAATSPI; encoded by the coding sequence ATGAACCGTCCGCGCTCGAGTTCCATGCCCGCTGCGCCCGGCCGGGTCCGCATCATCGGTGGCCGCTGGCGCGGGACCCGGCTCGACGTGCCGATGGCGCCCGGCCTGCGCCCCACCAGCGATCGCGTGCGCGAGACGCTGTTCAACTGGCTGCAGCCCGTATTGCCGGGCGCACGCGTGCTCGACCTGTTCGCCGGCAGCGGCGCGCTCGGACTGGAGGCGCTGTCGCGCGGCGCGGCGTCGGCCGTGCTGGTCGAGCGCGACGCGAAACTCGCCGCGGCGCTGCGCACCACGGCCACGCGCCTGCAGGGCGGCGAGGCGGCGAACGTGGTGTGCGCGGACGCGCTGGGCTGGCTGCACGGGCAGCCCGAGGCCGGGTTCGACCTCGCCTTCGTCGATCCGCCCTTCGATGCGAATGTCTGGGCCGGCGTGCTGCCGCTGCTGGCGCCGAAGCTCGCCCGCAATGCCTGGCTCTACGTGGAGGCGCCGCACGCCGCCGTGGCCGCGCCGCCGGCGGAGTGGGCGCTGCACCGCGAGGGCAGCACCCGCGAGGTCCGCTACGCGCTGTACCGTCGGCGGGCAGATGCCGCCGTCGATGCCGGGGGCGGCGCCACTGCTACACTGGCGCCCAATCCGGCCGGGCCAGCCGCCACATCGCCGATCTGA
- the coaD gene encoding pantetheine-phosphate adenylyltransferase, translating to MTARNRIAVYPGTFDPITNGHVDLVDRAAPLFERMIIGVAASPGKGPALPLELRVQLARDALARHGNVEVVGFAGLLAHFVEEVGAGVLMRGLRAVSDFEYEFQLASMNRHLIPGVETLFLTPAEQYGFISSSLVREIARLGGDVSGFVPPAVASALQAQWQRNNVA from the coding sequence ATGACCGCCCGCAACCGCATCGCCGTCTATCCCGGCACCTTCGACCCGATCACCAATGGCCACGTCGACCTCGTCGACCGGGCCGCGCCGCTGTTCGAGCGGATGATCATCGGTGTCGCCGCCAGCCCGGGCAAAGGGCCGGCGCTGCCGCTGGAGTTGCGCGTGCAGCTGGCACGCGACGCGCTCGCCCGGCACGGCAACGTCGAGGTGGTCGGCTTCGCCGGGCTGCTCGCGCATTTCGTCGAGGAAGTGGGCGCGGGGGTGCTGATGCGCGGCCTGCGCGCGGTTTCGGACTTCGAATACGAGTTCCAGCTGGCGAGCATGAACCGCCACCTGATCCCCGGCGTGGAGACGCTGTTCCTCACGCCGGCCGAGCAATACGGTTTCATTTCCTCATCGCTGGTTCGCGAGATCGCCCGCCTCGGCGGCGATGTCTCCGGCTTCGTGCCACCGGCGGTCGCCTCCGCGTTGCAGGCGCAATGGCAGCGCAACAACGTTGCATGA
- the mutY gene encoding A/G-specific adenine glycosylase, which yields MNAPALAAAGTATPADAGYAERLLRWFDINGRHDLPWQHPRTPYRVWLSEIMLQQTQVKTAIPYFERFVAALPTLPALAAAPGDDVMALWSGLGYYARARNLQAAARRCMEQHGGELPRDIDALTALPGIGRSTAAAILSQAWGDRHAILDGNVKRVLARYHGIDGYPGQPAVEKQLWQRAESHLPSARMADYTQAQMDLGATLCTRADPACVLCPLQDDCVARREGRVAELPTPKPGKPVPQKHACVLWLENADGEVLMLRRPPTGIWASLWTLPQADDASASRAWFEHEARGDFSRAKALPPIDHAFSHYKLRLQPLRLRDVALHGRVGDNADLRWVARGEFASLGMPAPIRKLLETKLEP from the coding sequence ATGAACGCACCCGCGCTTGCCGCTGCCGGAACCGCGACACCCGCCGACGCCGGCTATGCCGAGCGCCTGCTGCGCTGGTTCGACATCAACGGCCGCCACGACCTGCCCTGGCAGCATCCGCGCACGCCGTATCGCGTGTGGCTGTCGGAAATCATGCTGCAGCAGACGCAGGTCAAGACCGCCATTCCCTACTTCGAGCGCTTCGTCGCCGCGTTGCCGACACTGCCGGCGCTGGCGGCGGCGCCCGGCGACGACGTCATGGCGCTGTGGTCCGGGCTCGGCTACTACGCGCGCGCCCGCAACCTGCAGGCCGCGGCGCGGCGATGCATGGAACAGCACGGCGGCGAGTTGCCGCGCGACATCGACGCGCTGACCGCGTTGCCCGGCATCGGCCGCAGTACGGCGGCGGCGATCCTGTCGCAGGCCTGGGGCGATCGCCACGCGATCCTCGACGGCAACGTGAAGCGCGTGCTCGCGCGCTACCACGGCATCGACGGCTATCCCGGCCAGCCCGCGGTAGAGAAGCAGTTGTGGCAAAGAGCGGAGTCGCACCTGCCCTCCGCGCGCATGGCCGACTACACCCAGGCGCAGATGGACCTCGGCGCCACGCTGTGCACGCGCGCCGATCCCGCGTGCGTGCTGTGCCCGCTGCAGGATGATTGCGTCGCGCGGCGCGAGGGCCGCGTCGCCGAACTGCCCACGCCCAAGCCCGGCAAGCCCGTGCCGCAGAAGCACGCCTGCGTGCTGTGGCTGGAAAACGCCGATGGCGAGGTACTGATGCTGCGTCGCCCACCGACCGGGATCTGGGCCTCGCTGTGGACATTGCCGCAGGCCGATGATGCGAGCGCCTCGCGCGCCTGGTTCGAACACGAGGCGCGCGGCGATTTCAGCCGGGCCAAGGCGCTGCCACCGATCGACCACGCCTTCAGCCACTACAAGCTGCGCCTGCAACCGCTGCGCCTGCGCGATGTCGCGCTGCACGGACGCGTCGGCGACAATGCCGACCTGCGCTGGGTCGCACGCGGTGAATTCGCTTCGCTCGGCATGCCCGCGCCGATCCGCAAGTTGCTGGAAACCAAGCTGGAACCCTGA